The genomic segment GATGGGGCACGAGGGCATGCGCTACTCGCTCCCCTCGCGCGAGCTGATCGCCGACAGCGTTGAGACCATGGCCGCCGCGCACTGCTTCGATGCCATGATCTGCATCCCCAACTGCGACAAAATCACGCCGGGCATGCTGATGGGCGCCGCCCGCGTCAACATCCCCACCATCTTTGTCTCGGGCGGCCCCATGCTGGCTGGCCGCGACGAGGAGGGCAACACCAGCGACCTGATCACCGTCTTCGAGGCGGTGGGCAAGCACGCAGCGGGCCAGATGAGCGACGAGCAGATCTTCAAGCTGGAGCAGATCGCCTGCCCGACCTGCGGCAGCTGCTCGGGCATGTTCACCGCCAACTCGATGAACTGCCTGTGCGAGGCGCTGGGCCTGGCGCTGCCGGGCAACGGCACCATCCCGGCGGTCTCGCCCGAGCGACACGAGCTGGCCCGCCGCGCCGCCGTACAGATCCTCGACCTGCTGGAGCGCGGCATCCGCTTCCGCGACATCGTCACCGCCGAGGCGATCGACAACGCCATGGCGCTAGATGTGGCCATGGGCGGCTCGACCAACACCGTGCTGCACGTGCTGGCGCTCACCCGCGAGGCCGACCTCGACTACCCGATCAGCCGCTTCAACGACGTGTCCGACCGCGTGCCCCACCTGGCCAAGGTCTCGCCCGCGTGGGATGGCACGCGCCAGTGGCACATCCAGGATGTGAACGATGCGGGCGGCGTCTCGGCCATTCTGGCCGAGCTGGCCAAAAAGCCCGACGCGCTGAACCTGGGGGTGCCGACTGTGACCGGCAAGACGCTGGGCGAGAATCTGGTCGACGCCACCAACCGCAACCCCGAGTGCCTGCGCTCGCTCGACAACCCGCACTCGGCGCGTGGCGCGCTCAGCGTGCTGTTTGGCAACCTGGCCCCCGAGGGCGCGGTGATCAAGGTCGGCGCGGTCGACCAGCACGAGATGGCGTTCCGCGGCCCGGCCCGCGTCTTCGAAGGCGAGGATGCCGCCACCAACGCGGTGGTCAACCGCCGGATCAAGCCCGGCGA from the Chloroflexia bacterium SDU3-3 genome contains:
- the ilvD gene encoding dihydroxy-acid dehydratase yields the protein MRSDMIKRGIERAPHRSLLRATGQIRDEADFGKPFIAICNSYVDIIPGHVHLQEFGRVVKEAVRAAGGIPFEFNTIGVDDGIVMGHEGMRYSLPSRELIADSVETMAAAHCFDAMICIPNCDKITPGMLMGAARVNIPTIFVSGGPMLAGRDEEGNTSDLITVFEAVGKHAAGQMSDEQIFKLEQIACPTCGSCSGMFTANSMNCLCEALGLALPGNGTIPAVSPERHELARRAAVQILDLLERGIRFRDIVTAEAIDNAMALDVAMGGSTNTVLHVLALTREADLDYPISRFNDVSDRVPHLAKVSPAWDGTRQWHIQDVNDAGGVSAILAELAKKPDALNLGVPTVTGKTLGENLVDATNRNPECLRSLDNPHSARGALSVLFGNLAPEGAVIKVGAVDQHEMAFRGPARVFEGEDAATNAVVNRRIKPGDVIVVRQEGPRGGPGMREMLALTSMVKGIPELSSTTALITDGRFSGGTRGLCIGHVSPEAAEGGPIGLIRDGDIINIDLSARRLEVEISAEELEARRADWKPTTPAYRRGWLARYTRLVTNASNGAVLE